The Rhodococcus sp. ABRD24 genome contains the following window.
AACTTGTCCTTCATCCAAACCTCGGCGCGCTCGGGTTCGCCGATCTCGAGCATGTCGTGCATGACCGCCTCGTTGGCGCCGCCGTGCAGCGGACCCTTGAGGGTGCCGATCGCCGCGGTGACGGCGCTGTAGATGTCCGACAGCGTCGAGGTGACCACGCGAGCGGCGAAGGTCGACGCGTTGAAGCTGTGCTCCGCGTACAGGATCAGCGATACCTCGAACGCCCTGACGATCTCCCGATCCGGGATCTCGCCGAAGCACATGCCCAGGAAGTTCTCGGCGAATCCGAGATGGCTGTGCGGGGCGATCGGATCGAGCCCGCGGCGACGGCGATGATCGGCCGCGACGATGGTCGGCAGCACCGCCATCATGCGAAGCGCCTTCTCTCGATTGGCCTTCGGGGAGTTGTCCCACTCTTCCGGGTCCTCGGCCCCGAGGAAGCTGATCGCGGTGCGGACCACATCCATCGGGTGGCAGTTGTCCGGCAGCTTCGCCACCAGCGAGAGCAGCGAACGGTCGGCACGCCGACTGGCACGCTCGCGCTGGCAGAACAGCTCGAGCTGGGCATCGGTGGGCAGCTCACCGTTCCACAGGAGGTACGCGACCTGCTCGAAGCTGCAGTTGGCCGCCAGGTCCTGGACCGCGTAGCCACGGTAGGTCAGCGAGTTCGTCTCGGGTACAACCTTGGAGATCGCGGTGGTGTCGACGACAACACCGGCCAGGCCTTTGTAGATCGTCGGGACTGCATTCGTCATTGGTTCCCTCCGAGCGTGAAATTGAAGACTCCGGAATCGAATTCGTTGTAGCGCTCGTACTCGAGCAGTTCGTACAGCCGTGAGCGGGTCTGCATCTGGTCGAGCTGCCCCTCCTGCGTGCCGGTCGCGTGGATCTCGCGCAGGCCGCGTTCGATGGCGCCCATCGCCAGCCGCAGGGTGGTGACCGGGTAGATCACCGCGTTGTAGCCGATGTCCTCGAGGGTCTGCGCGGGGATCAGCTGGGACTTACCGAACTCGGTCATGTTCGCGAGCAGCGGGATATCCACGGCGGCACGGAACTTCGCGAAGTCTGCCTCAGTGTGCAGGGCCTCGGTGAAGATCAGGTCGGCGCCGGCGTCCGCGTAGGCCTTGGCTCGCTCGATCGCGGCGTCGATGCCCACCTTGCCGGAGGCGGCCATGTCACCGCGGCCGGAGGCGGCCATGTCACCGATGCCGGCGGCGTCGGTGCGGGCGCAGATCACGAAGTTCGGGTCACGTCGGGCCGTGACGGCGGCGCGCAGGCGACGGACCATCTCGTCGGTGGGCACGATCGCCTTGCCGTCGAGGTGGCCGCAGCGCTTCGGGTTGACCTGGTCTTCGAGGTGCAGGCCGGCGATGCCGGCGTCCTCGGCGGCGAGGACGGTGCGTGCTGCCGACATTGGCTCACCGAAACCTGTGTCGGCGTCGATGAGGACGGGCAGGTCGGTGACACCGGCGATCTGGCGGCTGTGCGCGACTACCTCGGTGAGCGTGGTCAGTCCGATGTCGGGCAGGCCGAGCCCGGCGGAGAACGCGCCGCCCGAGATGTACACGCCCTCGAACCCGATCGCCTGGATCAGCTTGGCGGTCAACGGGTTGATCGCGCCGGGCAGGCGCTGGATCTTCCCGGAGGTGAGGCCGGCACGGAACGCGACACGCTTGTCGGCGGCCGAGGTGCTGGCGGCGATGAGACCGGTCATGTCAGAACAGTCCCTTCGGCGACTCGGGCGAGCGCGCGAGGACGTCGTCGGAGACGGAGAACGTGAGCTGGTTCAGCTCGCCGGCCTTCAGTTCCGGGGTGCGTTGTGCGGCTTCGAGGAACCGGTCCTGCTCGGCCGGCTCGATTACACCCTCGGCGAGCGCGCGAAACTTCGCGATGTACTGTTCGCGGGCGAAGGGCCGGGCGCCGAGCGGGTGTGCGTCGGCGATCGCGAGTTCGTCGACGATGACCTCGCCGCTGCGCAGCGTGACCTCGGCGCGGGCACCGAACGCCTTCTCGTCCGGGTCGGTCGAGTGGTAACGGCGCGTCCACTCGGGATCCTCGGCGGTGGAGATCTTCTTCCACAGCTCGATGGTGTCCGGGCGCTGCGCGCGCTCCGGAGCGTACGAGCGCTCGTGGTGCCACGTACCGTCCTGCAGCGCAACGGCGAAGATGTACATCACCGAGTGGTCTAGGGTCTCGCGGCTGGCGTTCGGATCGAACTTCTGCGGATCGTTCGAGCCGGTGCCGATCACGACGTGGGTGTGGTGGCTGGTGTGCAGGACGATCGACGCGATCTGGTCCAAGTCACCGATCCGCTCGCGCATTCGGCGGGCCAGGTCGATCGGCGCCTGGCTCTGGTACTCGGCCGAATGCTCCTTGGTGTAGGTGTCAAGGATCGCGCGCTTCGCTTCTCCTGGAGTCGGCAGTGACACAGCGTATTCCGCGTCGGGTCCGCCGAGCAGCCACGCGATCACACCGTCCTCGCCCTCCCAGATCGGGGACGGTGCACCCTCCCCGCGCATCGCGCGGTCCACAGCCTCGACTGCCATCTTGCCTGCGAACGCCGGTGCGTAGGCCTTCCAGCTCGAAATCTCGCCCTTGCGGGACTGACGCGTCGCGGTGGTGGTGTGCAGCGCCTGACCGATCGCCTGGTAGACCGTCTCTGTGTCGAGGTCCAGGAGCGTGCCGATGCCGGCGGCAGCGGACGGGCCGAGGTGAGCGACGTGGTCGATCTTGTGCTCGTGCAGGCAGATTGCACGCACCAGATCCACCTGAACCTCGTAGCCGGTGGCCAGGCCCCGGATCAGATCGGCGCCACCGCGGCCGGTGTGCTGGGCGACCGCGAGGATCGACGGAATGTTGTCGCCCGGATGCGAGTACTCGGCGGCCAGGAACGTGTCATGGAAGTCGAGCTCACGCACCGCGACGCCGTTGGCCCACGCCGCCCACTCGGGCGAGTAGCCGCCACCCACGCCGAAGACCGTCGAACCCGGGCTGTACGGATGAGCCAGCGCCTGGGTGCGGGCGTTCGCGACCGGGCGACGGGTCACCGAGGCCGCCGCAACGGCCGCGTTGTCGATGATCCGGTTGACGATCATCTCCGCCGCGTCGGCAGGTACCTCCACCGGATCGGTGGCGACCTCGGCGACCTTCCACGCGAGATGCTCGCTCTTGGGGAACTGGTCGGCGGAGCGGCGGGTGCGAACGGAGTACGTCTTCAACTTGGTGTGTCCTTCGGTGGTGCTGCCGAGTCGGCTGCTGAGTTTGCGCCCGTGAGCCCAAGGCGCACGACGTGTCGATAGTTGCAGCATATGCACGTCCCAGAGGCTCGAGAAGCTACTGAATATGCGTAGTTTTGCGGTGTGAATCGGGCATATTTGCAAATGGTGCGAATCTTGATGATCGTGTTTGAGTGAACAGTGCACAGCGCGGGAGTACGAGCCGAAGGGATGCGAAGATGCAGAAGATCTACGGTGGCCCCCGACTGCGACGATTGCGCGAGGAACGCGGACTCACCCAGCTCGAGTTGGCGCGGGTCCTCGATCTGTCCGCGAGCTACATGAACCAGCTCGAAAACGATCAGCGCCCGTTGACAGTGCCCGTCCTGCTCAAACTCAACACAACCTTCAACCTCGACGCGCAGTTCTTCGCCGCCGAGGAGGACGCCCGTCTCGCGGCCGATCTCCACGACGTCCTCACCGCCGTCGGTGTCGCCGCACCGAGTCCAACCCTCATCGAAGAGTTCGTCGCCCGGATGCCGGAGATCGGCAACACCCTCGTCAACGTGCACCGCCGGCTCGTCGCTGCGACGGAACAGCTCGAGCAGTACAGCGCACACCTCGCCGGCCCAGCCGATGGAGCGACCGATCCGTCGATCCCGATGCCGTTCGAAGAGGTCCGAGACTTCTTCTACGACAAACACAATCACATCGCCGAACTCGACGACGCCGCAGAGCGACTGTTCGTCGAGAGCGGTCTACGCATCGGATCGCTCGACACGCAGCTGACGGCACTGCTCGAGTCCGAACACGACATCGTCGTCCGCCTGCGCACCGATCCGCCCGACCTACCCGGCCCCAAGCGCGTGTACGACCCGAACGACCGCATCCTCACTCTGTCGAGGCATCTGTCACCGGGACAGCGTGCCTTCCAGATCGCCACGCAGCTGGCCTTTCTCACCCAGTCGGCAATCATCGAACAGCAGGTGGACGCGGCGACCACGCTCAGTGAGAACGCCCGCGAGCTGGCGAAGATCGGCCTGGCGAACTACTTCGCCGGCGCCTTGCTACTGCCGTATACCCAGTTCCACGATGCCGCAGAGTCTCTGAATTACGACATCGAGATGCTGACGCTGCAGTTCGAGGTCGGGTTCGAGACGGTCTGTCACCGCCTCTCCACGATGCAGCGCCGCACCCGGCGGGGCGTGCCGTTCTTCTTCGTACGCACCGACCGTGCCGGCAACATCTCGAAGCGGCAGTCCGCCACAGCATTCCACTTCTCCCGGGTGGGCGGCAGCTGCCCACTGTGGGTCGTGCACGACGCATTCAGCACGCCCGGCCGAATCCTCACCCAGGTGGCCCAGATGCCAGACGGCCGTACCTACCTGTGGATCGTCCGCACCACCGACGACGAAGCCCGCCCCTACGGCGTCCCGGAACGCAGCTTCGCTGTCGGACTCGGCTGCGACATCACCCACGCCGATCGACTCGTCTACTCGCGGGGACTGCGCCTCGACGAACAGATGTCGCCCGTCCCGATCGGTTCCGGATGCAAGATCTGCGAACGCACCGACTGCGCGCAGCGCGCATTTCCCCAGATCGGCCGCCCTATCCGCGCCGACATCGACTTCAGCAGCAGACTTCCGTACCCGCCTCGACGTCCGAGCACATAGGGCATACGACTGCACTGACCCGACCGGTTGAACACTTCGATACAGATCCACGCCGAACTGTCCGACCAGCTGACCCACTGGTCGTCCGGCGTCTCCCCTACCCCCTCGGCCGGTGGGCTACCCACCATCCGCGGGTCCACACACGCACTCGAGGCGGAATCGAGCGCGGAGACTTCGGGCAGCCTTGCATTGCTGGTGGCACTTGCCACGCGGTAATACTGTTGCGGACTGTGGACGATGATCAAAAGTCACCAAGCACCGAGACCGCGAACGGCGCGCACGCAGCCGAACCCCACGCCGCCGGGCTGTCGTCGCGGCTCAACTGGCTTCGTGCCGGAGTTCTCGGCGCGAACGATGGCATCGTCTCGGTTGCCGGCCTGGTTGTCGGCGTCGCCGCCGCCACTACCGACCGGGGCCCGATCCTCACAGCCGGCCTCGCAGGCCTCGCCGCCGGCGCGGTGTCGATGGCATTGGGCGAGTACGTATCCGTCAGCACCCAGCGCGACACCGAACGAGCACTGCTGGCCAAGGAGCGGCACGAGCTGGCCACCATTCCCGACGCCGAGCTCGAGGAACTGGCGTCCCTGTACGAGGCGAAGGGCCTGTCCCCCGCGACCGCACGCACCGTCGCCGAGGAACTCACCGAGCACGACGCGTTCGCGGCGCACGCGGAGGTCGAGCTGGGCATCGACCCCAACGACCTCACCAATCCATGGCATGCGGCGTTCGCCTCCGCAATCGCGTTCACGGTCGGAGCGATACTGCCGATGCTGGCCATCCTCCTTCCCCCCGCGAGCGCCCGAATCCCGGTCACGTTCGTGGCGATGCTCGCCGCACTGGCCATCACCGGCAGCCTCAGTGCCCGGCTCGGCGGCGCCAAGAGATCGCGCGCCGTGATCCGCGTCGTCACCGGCGGTGCGCTGGCAATGGCGGTTACCTACGGCATCGGGCAATTGCTCGGCGTGGCAGGCATCTGAGCCTCGCTGTGGGGCGCAATCATGATTCAGGCGCGACCGACGGCCACTTCTGTGGTCGATCACCCCAGACACCCTGTCCTGCAAACAGTCTCGACAATTCTCGCACTCGGGGAATCTCTGCCGCCTTCGGACGGCGCGTAGCGGAAGCACAGGCCTCGACCGAAAGCACAGGCAGCCGCTAGTTTCTGGAGTCCGGCTGTGTACTTGAACACCTCTGCGACGCAGTTTCGGCGAACGAAACCTCACCTGAAACGTAGTTATAGGTAAAGAGTATTTAATCGATAGCTTTCATAGATTGGACCTATTCAGTGCTTGATAGCTAACCTATCGAACGTCTGGTACCCAACTTCGACCGAACAGAGGTTCACATGGCCCTGATCAACAAGCAGATCAAGCCCTTCACCGCGACCGCGTACAAGGATGGCGCGTTCATCGACGTGTCCTCCGACGACATCACGGGCAAGTGGGCGATCTTCTTCTTCTACCCGGCCGACTTCACCTTCGTCTGCCCGACGGAGCTCGGTGACCTCGCCGATCACTACGACGAGCTGCAGCGTCTCGGTGTCGAGGTCTTCTCGGTGTCCACCGACACCCACTTCACGCACAAGGCGTGGCACGACTCCTCGGCCACGATCGGCAAGATCCGGTACGCGATGATCGGCGACCCGACCCTCGAGATCAGCACCAACTTCGAGGTGCTTCGCGAGAACCAGGGCCTGGCCGACCGCGGCACCTTCCTCGTCGACCCCGACGGCGTCATCCAGTTCATGGAGGTCACTGCGGAGGGCATCGGCCGCAACGCTGCCGAGCTGCTGCGCAAGGTCAAGGCCGCTCAGTACGTCCGGTCACACCCGGGCGAGGTCTGCCCCGCCAAGTGGGAAGAGGGCGAGGAGACCCTCGCTCCGTCGCTGGACCTCGTCGGCAAGATCTGACGTAAGTCACT
Protein-coding sequences here:
- a CDS encoding bifunctional 2-methylcitrate synthase/citrate synthase, encoding MTNAVPTIYKGLAGVVVDTTAISKVVPETNSLTYRGYAVQDLAANCSFEQVAYLLWNGELPTDAQLELFCQRERASRRADRSLLSLVAKLPDNCHPMDVVRTAISFLGAEDPEEWDNSPKANREKALRMMAVLPTIVAADHRRRRGLDPIAPHSHLGFAENFLGMCFGEIPDREIVRAFEVSLILYAEHSFNASTFAARVVTSTLSDIYSAVTAAIGTLKGPLHGGANEAVMHDMLEIGEPERAEVWMKDKLARKDKVMGFGHRVYKNGDSRVPTMRKAFFDVAAQTGGDKWVRIYEILERTMNEATGIKPNLDFPTGPAYYLMGFDVEVFTPIFVMSRITGWTAHIIEQGESNALIRPLSEYTGVPQRSVVA
- the prpB gene encoding methylisocitrate lyase, translated to MTGLIAASTSAADKRVAFRAGLTSGKIQRLPGAINPLTAKLIQAIGFEGVYISGGAFSAGLGLPDIGLTTLTEVVAHSRQIAGVTDLPVLIDADTGFGEPMSAARTVLAAEDAGIAGLHLEDQVNPKRCGHLDGKAIVPTDEMVRRLRAAVTARRDPNFVICARTDAAGIGDMAASGRGDMAASGKVGIDAAIERAKAYADAGADLIFTEALHTEADFAKFRAAVDIPLLANMTEFGKSQLIPAQTLEDIGYNAVIYPVTTLRLAMGAIERGLREIHATGTQEGQLDQMQTRSRLYELLEYERYNEFDSGVFNFTLGGNQ
- the prpD gene encoding 2-methylcitrate dehydratase PrpD — encoded protein: MKTYSVRTRRSADQFPKSEHLAWKVAEVATDPVEVPADAAEMIVNRIIDNAAVAAASVTRRPVANARTQALAHPYSPGSTVFGVGGGYSPEWAAWANGVAVRELDFHDTFLAAEYSHPGDNIPSILAVAQHTGRGGADLIRGLATGYEVQVDLVRAICLHEHKIDHVAHLGPSAAAGIGTLLDLDTETVYQAIGQALHTTTATRQSRKGEISSWKAYAPAFAGKMAVEAVDRAMRGEGAPSPIWEGEDGVIAWLLGGPDAEYAVSLPTPGEAKRAILDTYTKEHSAEYQSQAPIDLARRMRERIGDLDQIASIVLHTSHHTHVVIGTGSNDPQKFDPNASRETLDHSVMYIFAVALQDGTWHHERSYAPERAQRPDTIELWKKISTAEDPEWTRRYHSTDPDEKAFGARAEVTLRSGEVIVDELAIADAHPLGARPFAREQYIAKFRALAEGVIEPAEQDRFLEAAQRTPELKAGELNQLTFSVSDDVLARSPESPKGLF
- a CDS encoding short-chain fatty acyl-CoA regulator family protein: MQKIYGGPRLRRLREERGLTQLELARVLDLSASYMNQLENDQRPLTVPVLLKLNTTFNLDAQFFAAEEDARLAADLHDVLTAVGVAAPSPTLIEEFVARMPEIGNTLVNVHRRLVAATEQLEQYSAHLAGPADGATDPSIPMPFEEVRDFFYDKHNHIAELDDAAERLFVESGLRIGSLDTQLTALLESEHDIVVRLRTDPPDLPGPKRVYDPNDRILTLSRHLSPGQRAFQIATQLAFLTQSAIIEQQVDAATTLSENARELAKIGLANYFAGALLLPYTQFHDAAESLNYDIEMLTLQFEVGFETVCHRLSTMQRRTRRGVPFFFVRTDRAGNISKRQSATAFHFSRVGGSCPLWVVHDAFSTPGRILTQVAQMPDGRTYLWIVRTTDDEARPYGVPERSFAVGLGCDITHADRLVYSRGLRLDEQMSPVPIGSGCKICERTDCAQRAFPQIGRPIRADIDFSSRLPYPPRRPST
- a CDS encoding VIT family protein — encoded protein: MSSRLNWLRAGVLGANDGIVSVAGLVVGVAAATTDRGPILTAGLAGLAAGAVSMALGEYVSVSTQRDTERALLAKERHELATIPDAELEELASLYEAKGLSPATARTVAEELTEHDAFAAHAEVELGIDPNDLTNPWHAAFASAIAFTVGAILPMLAILLPPASARIPVTFVAMLAALAITGSLSARLGGAKRSRAVIRVVTGGALAMAVTYGIGQLLGVAGI
- the ahpC gene encoding alkyl hydroperoxide reductase subunit C, with protein sequence MALINKQIKPFTATAYKDGAFIDVSSDDITGKWAIFFFYPADFTFVCPTELGDLADHYDELQRLGVEVFSVSTDTHFTHKAWHDSSATIGKIRYAMIGDPTLEISTNFEVLRENQGLADRGTFLVDPDGVIQFMEVTAEGIGRNAAELLRKVKAAQYVRSHPGEVCPAKWEEGEETLAPSLDLVGKI